Proteins encoded in a region of the Dreissena polymorpha isolate Duluth1 chromosome 6, UMN_Dpol_1.0, whole genome shotgun sequence genome:
- the LOC127835734 gene encoding probable methyltransferase-like protein 24: protein MHEQFPPEVLEKRRKLVPHMKDARKEGKRAWIAYDTLYVDGKPGQHIQRLEAADFTIPSDDVLANMTRADWLNVFWKYINRLQALCKDVIRVGTLNDGGKEICVDEPYRPRAPCIIYSFGINNNFLFDNAAVDLFGCDVYCFDPSMTNSSGRVSEHVWFYKLGLAGENKVNSKGWSLKTLDAIKQMLGHSNKTIDILKVDIEGDEWASLLQMVPAGSLRNVKQIAMETHFLSKHPHLSEMFGNDQIPGNMQLSALRQLYEAGFRIFMRERNLVLHQKWPGLTRPITNLNEISLIQENFAYA, encoded by the exons ATGCACGAACAGTTTCCACCGGAAGTGCTAGAGAAACGGCGCAAACTGGTTCCCCACATGAAAGATGCCAGAAAGGAGGGTAAACGTGCGTGGATCGCATACGATACCCTGTACGTCGATGGCAAGCCG GGGCAACACATACAGCGGCTTGAAGCGGCGGATTTTACGATCCCCAGCGATGACGTGTTGGCCAACATGACTAGAGCGGACTGGCTAAACGTATTCTGGAA GTACATCAACCGCCTTCAGGCGCTGTGCAAGGACGTGATTAGGGTGGGGACTCTAAATGACGGGGGTAAAGAGATATGTGTAGACGAGCCTTACAGACCGCGGGCTCCTTGCATCATATACTCGTTCGG GATAAATAATAACTTTCTGTTTGACAATGCTGCCGTGGACTTGTTCGGTTGTGACGTGTATTGCTTTGATCCCAG CATGACGAATAGCTCTGGTCGTGTCTCGGAACACGTCTGGTTCTATAAGTTGGGCCTAGCGGGAGAAAATAAAGTGAATTCGAAAGGATGGAGTCTAAAAACACTGGACGCCATTAAACAAATGCTTGGACACTCGAAC AAAACCATAGACATCCTTAAGGTCGATATAGAGGGCGATGAATGGGCTTCACTTCTTCAGATGGTCCCGGCGGGGTCGCTTCGAAACGTCAAACAGATCGCCATGGAAACGCACTTCCTGTCCAAGCATCCGCACTTGTCGGAGATGTTCGGAAATGATCAAATACCCGGAAACATGCAGTTGTCTGCCCTTAGACAGCTATACGAGGCGGGTTTCCGGATATTTATGCGGGAACGCAACCTAGTGCTTCACCAGAAGTGGCCTGGGCTGACAAGACCGATCACCAATCTGAATGAAATTTCCTTGATCCAGGAAAATTTCGCTTATGCGTAA